In the genome of Saprospira sp. CCB-QB6, one region contains:
- a CDS encoding peroxiredoxin: MNRLLSIGSEFPQFKKQAVVSLEKGKEFAELVNDFKNEDNRWTVMFWWPKDFTFVCPTEIAEFNNAFDEFRDRDTALIGASTDSEFVHLAWRHDHEDLRGLQFPMLADTSKSLAEDLGILEPNERIAYRATFIIDPDNVIRFVSVNDLSVGRNVEEVIRVLDGLQTDELCPCNWKKGEATLTV; the protein is encoded by the coding sequence ATGAATCGCCTACTTTCAATCGGCTCTGAGTTTCCTCAATTTAAAAAGCAAGCAGTTGTTTCTCTAGAAAAAGGGAAAGAGTTTGCTGAGCTTGTTAATGACTTCAAGAATGAAGACAATCGCTGGACAGTTATGTTCTGGTGGCCCAAGGATTTTACTTTCGTTTGTCCTACAGAAATTGCTGAGTTCAACAACGCCTTTGATGAGTTCCGCGATCGTGACACTGCACTAATTGGTGCTTCTACTGACTCTGAGTTTGTTCACTTGGCTTGGAGACATGACCATGAGGACCTACGTGGTTTGCAGTTTCCTATGCTAGCGGACACTTCTAAGTCTTTGGCTGAGGATTTGGGTATTTTGGAGCCTAATGAGCGCATTGCTTACCGTGCAACTTTCATCATTGATCCTGATAACGTAATTCGTTTTGTTAGCGTCAATGACCTTAGCGTAGGTCGTAACGTAGAAGAAGTGATCCGCGTACTTGATGGTTTGCAAACGGACGAGCTTTGCCCTTGTAACTGGAAGAAAGGGGAAGCTACTCTTACTGTCTAA
- a CDS encoding gliding motility-associated C-terminal domain-containing protein: protein MKQTISFLLALCCSFPLVAQLTVTLDSTQDVSCNGNNDGAVFVTADPNGCSSTTVLINEFLVNGPGAGDGTGCGANGDPLSEEYIELIAPAGTDLSCYVLTDGDWILTLPAGSIVPADGLFTIGHNNSPLHITNGTTFDLDVEGCNCIADVGTRVCQDLIFTNGGEYLTMYDASGTFIDGVIYGNPSGVNNTPSPGDIISTSGLTGCVGSVTIPSLASYATISVSGDVYQRDPDGSSTWAATSSMTPNDCNSGGSANLSFLWSNGDTTEDLSGLAAGTYTLTVTDNNGATATVSATINEPTAIVATSSLTDPNCPNSLDGAIDITVSGGANAYTFAWSNGETTEDLSNVSAGTYSVTITDTTGCELVDSYQLNTPSGFAVALDAAVSPLCNGDANGTIDVTVTGGIAPITYLWSNTATTEDLSALAAGTYALTVTDGNGCTDTLSAVLQDPAAFTPSFNLQNANCENNNGFIDYTLSGGTAPYSYLWSTGDTLEDLDSLAAGSYTLTVTDANACSFATSTAIVVGMDTTFSIGMSFQLINCQAPNSGGLVAEPDLGASPISYAWSTGDTTRALTNLISGTYTVTATDASGCTDEFTATLGDPQQPTLNPSLGYSNQVDTTMDLGITIPATTGANEAGVSYSWTYSPAAGLNLSSDTLSDIELSGLAVGNYTITVTASSLNGCVLSETLTLEITEQPEPAVPSAFTPNGDNINPTFRALYLDAAYVDEFKIYNRWGQLVYDDANNPVWDGTINGNEQARDVYIYRISYQRPQDSEPVVLRGEVTLLR, encoded by the coding sequence ATGAAACAAACGATTAGTTTCCTCTTAGCCCTTTGCTGTAGCTTTCCGCTAGTAGCACAACTTACAGTTACCTTAGACAGCACACAAGATGTGAGCTGTAATGGCAATAACGATGGGGCTGTTTTTGTCACGGCAGACCCTAATGGCTGTAGCTCAACTACAGTATTGATTAATGAGTTTTTAGTAAATGGACCTGGGGCAGGCGACGGAACAGGCTGTGGCGCCAATGGGGACCCTCTTTCAGAAGAATATATTGAGCTTATTGCTCCTGCTGGTACCGATTTGAGTTGTTATGTATTGACCGATGGCGACTGGATTTTGACACTACCCGCAGGGAGCATTGTCCCTGCCGATGGCTTATTTACTATTGGCCATAATAACTCGCCTTTGCATATCACCAACGGAACTACCTTTGACTTAGATGTAGAAGGCTGCAACTGTATCGCTGATGTAGGCACCAGAGTTTGTCAAGATCTTATTTTTACCAATGGAGGAGAGTATTTGACGATGTATGATGCCAGCGGAACCTTTATTGATGGGGTAATTTATGGCAACCCGAGCGGCGTGAATAATACGCCCAGCCCAGGCGATATTATCAGCACCTCTGGTTTGACGGGTTGTGTTGGTAGCGTAACTATTCCTTCTTTGGCTAGCTATGCAACTATCAGTGTTTCTGGCGATGTATATCAGCGCGATCCTGACGGTAGCAGCACCTGGGCCGCAACTAGCAGCATGACGCCAAATGATTGTAACAGTGGAGGAAGTGCTAATCTAAGCTTCCTTTGGTCTAATGGAGATACCACAGAAGACCTTTCTGGCTTGGCTGCAGGGACTTACACCCTAACCGTAACAGATAATAATGGAGCAACAGCTACCGTAAGCGCTACAATCAATGAGCCTACCGCTATTGTGGCCACTTCTAGCTTGACCGATCCCAACTGCCCTAACAGCTTGGATGGCGCTATTGATATTACCGTAAGCGGTGGAGCAAATGCCTATACTTTCGCTTGGTCGAATGGCGAAACAACAGAAGATTTGAGCAATGTTTCTGCAGGTACTTATAGCGTAACTATTACGGACACAACAGGCTGCGAATTGGTGGACAGCTATCAACTCAATACCCCCTCTGGTTTTGCCGTAGCCCTAGATGCTGCCGTTTCACCCCTCTGTAATGGCGATGCCAACGGAACAATTGATGTGACGGTAACGGGTGGCATTGCGCCAATTACTTACCTTTGGTCCAATACTGCTACCACAGAAGACCTTAGCGCTTTGGCCGCTGGCACTTATGCCCTTACCGTGACCGATGGTAACGGCTGTACAGATACTCTCTCTGCCGTTTTGCAAGATCCCGCTGCTTTTACTCCTAGCTTCAATCTGCAAAATGCAAACTGTGAAAACAACAACGGTTTTATTGATTATACCCTAAGTGGTGGTACTGCTCCTTACAGCTATTTGTGGTCTACTGGCGATACCCTAGAAGACCTAGATAGCCTTGCCGCAGGTAGCTATACCCTAACGGTAACCGATGCCAATGCTTGTAGCTTCGCTACTTCAACTGCAATTGTCGTGGGTATGGATACTACTTTCTCTATAGGAATGTCTTTTCAGTTGATAAACTGCCAAGCTCCTAACTCTGGAGGACTAGTTGCTGAACCTGATTTGGGCGCAAGTCCAATTAGCTATGCTTGGTCTACAGGAGATACTACAAGAGCGTTAACTAACCTGATTTCAGGCACTTATACCGTGACAGCTACCGATGCTTCTGGCTGTACTGATGAGTTCACGGCAACCTTGGGCGATCCTCAACAACCTACGCTTAACCCAAGTCTAGGCTATAGCAATCAAGTCGATACCACTATGGATTTGGGAATTACAATTCCCGCCACTACGGGCGCCAATGAAGCTGGCGTAAGTTATAGCTGGACCTATAGCCCCGCAGCTGGCCTAAATCTTAGCTCAGATACCCTAAGCGATATCGAATTGAGCGGCTTGGCTGTCGGAAATTACACAATTACCGTTACGGCTTCTTCCCTCAATGGCTGTGTCCTAAGCGAAACGCTTACGCTAGAAATTACAGAACAACCCGAACCTGCCGTACCTTCGGCCTTTACCCCCAATGGCGATAATATTAACCCCACTTTCCGCGCCCTCTATCTAGATGCGGCCTATGTGGACGAGTTTAAGATTTATAACCGCTGGGGCCAATTGGTCTACGATGATGCCAATAACCCCGTTTGGGACGGCACCATCAATGGCAATGAACAAGCCCGCGATGTATATATCTACCGCATTAGCTACCAGCGCCCACAAGATAGCGAGCCCGTTGTGCTCCGTGGCGAAGTAACGCTTTTGCGCTAA
- a CDS encoding TrmH family RNA methyltransferase, with protein sequence MKRISKNELKAIKGLQQKKQRDLQERFVVEGEKIVRELLLQDRFVVEGLMGIEEYWAELPFEEWAQEPEQYGLSGKELERMSGLTQPNKVLAVVAKREMPAIEGLDQGLSLVLDRLRNPGNLGTIIRMADWFGVKNIFCSPDCVDFYNPKVIQASMGSFLRVNVHYVDLNQLFEDWAELPRYGALLAGENVYDTPLKKGAFLLIGNESQGLSEELQAQLTQALSIPRFGEAESLNAAVATGILLGEFAVRQL encoded by the coding sequence ATGAAAAGAATCAGTAAAAATGAGTTGAAGGCCATTAAGGGCTTGCAGCAGAAGAAACAGCGAGATTTGCAAGAGCGTTTTGTGGTGGAGGGAGAAAAAATTGTGCGAGAATTGCTTTTGCAGGATCGTTTTGTGGTAGAGGGCTTGATGGGGATTGAAGAATATTGGGCCGAATTGCCTTTTGAGGAATGGGCGCAGGAGCCGGAGCAATATGGTTTGAGTGGGAAAGAATTGGAGCGGATGTCGGGCCTGACGCAGCCGAATAAGGTTTTGGCGGTAGTGGCCAAGCGAGAAATGCCTGCTATTGAGGGATTGGATCAGGGCTTGTCTTTGGTTTTGGATCGTTTGCGAAATCCGGGCAATTTGGGGACCATTATTCGCATGGCAGATTGGTTTGGGGTGAAGAATATTTTTTGCAGTCCAGACTGTGTTGATTTTTATAACCCCAAGGTGATTCAGGCCAGTATGGGAAGTTTTTTGCGGGTGAATGTACATTATGTAGATTTGAATCAGTTGTTTGAAGATTGGGCGGAGCTGCCGCGTTATGGGGCCTTGTTGGCTGGTGAAAATGTTTATGATACGCCTTTGAAAAAGGGGGCTTTCCTATTGATTGGAAATGAGAGCCAAGGTTTATCGGAGGAATTGCAGGCGCAATTGACCCAGGCCTTGAGCATTCCGAGATTTGGAGAAGCCGAGTCCTTGAATGCGGCCGTAGCTACAGGAATATTATTAGGAGAATTTGCTGTTCGTCAGCTTTAA
- a CDS encoding carboxymuconolactone decarboxylase family protein translates to MLASTLNDLLADLGLPEDYSTPSLEQLIQGDSKYLRDLRMNLKGFRRSKELNAKEVALISLAIANALHNTVLEKAFTQQARESEATEAEIADAIACSSLLSANNVFYRFRHYMGKESYETMRAGLRMNIMMNPVLGKEFFELVSLAVSAVNGCEACVKSHEASLLGLGSSEARVFESVRLSAVIASLSRIVY, encoded by the coding sequence ATGCTTGCCAGTACACTAAATGATTTGTTGGCCGATCTTGGCCTTCCTGAAGATTATAGCACGCCTAGCTTGGAGCAACTCATCCAAGGGGATTCTAAATATTTGCGTGATTTGCGCATGAACCTCAAGGGCTTTCGTCGTTCTAAGGAGCTAAATGCCAAAGAGGTGGCACTCATTAGCCTAGCTATTGCCAATGCCTTGCACAATACGGTCCTAGAAAAAGCCTTTACTCAACAAGCGCGGGAGAGCGAAGCCACAGAAGCGGAGATTGCCGATGCTATTGCTTGTAGTTCTTTGTTGAGCGCCAACAATGTATTTTACCGTTTCCGCCACTATATGGGCAAAGAATCTTATGAGACGATGCGCGCTGGCTTGCGTATGAATATCATGATGAACCCTGTTTTGGGCAAAGAATTTTTCGAGCTCGTTAGTTTGGCTGTTTCTGCTGTAAATGGTTGTGAGGCTTGTGTAAAATCTCATGAGGCTTCATTATTGGGCCTTGGCAGCTCAGAAGCTCGAGTATTTGAGTCGGTCCGTCTTTCGGCTGTCATTGCTAGCCTTTCTAGAATTGTGTACTAA
- a CDS encoding BamA/TamA family outer membrane protein — MAPFLRSWPLGLLLPLFILLALGQHSCQNRKYLRAHSNPKHKKRRVYEEQLLVSNTIKLNKKKNKERADGALLCADSILVPPQSYELSADQQELFAYDLFYTLRQKPNRKILFSYPFLWIHNRAKEKRIKYVYDPNYRHLNEKGQWEKGGIRPDSLNFAKTPDSSYFKDNRWRKFLRNKVGEAPSIFDSAEAKYAALSMQNYLIQQGFLDAKVGYQVEYDHYKAKVNYYYSTGRPLIIDTVIFESQDPQIHKILQQSKEKSKLKAGSPLAKSAFLEEKTRLTYAIRNQGYQEFNWNFIAFEADTVNADTLDFKGRPSQSPRANIYVNVLPPSDSSLHQQYNIHNVFIVLDEPRLEIHKSSRRYQMDSSYVVLRPPNKGHRQLYRTELYEGDSLNYWTLFGQGEENLLARISNQKNKSILVLAGGKFPYVLRLSPKEKAPKNAQWAQIEQISRSELKISFPKKQLKKKKSFYQDRIKQEFYAQNPLNNKIYKLSLRPYRQRFIRKSYQEVEKISPTDIHIHTILRKPAKTAETDSIKAAKEIAKRKKQNFIIKDAAISRNVQLTNGSLYNFDAGKESIDRISDLNVFNFPRLEYVPSKSGNPNELDAYVFMQKAPKLQLGTDLEVNTGSNNLGAAINLSARNRNIFKGGESFAFNVESGIDFQIRNRDSVLNTTEGFLSWVNLLDISTGFELKFPRMLGFRNWTLGVDKPNSKINLNYNYLQQASDFRISSFDASFSYNWQKGKNQSFSWSPLQINLTLEPQLDATFSDRLAESNLGLWLSLQERYFIPASNFQYSRSNIRLGKNQVGYFRALLELTGSSVWLFDQINSNNDIQFFGIPYTQYGKVDLDLGHNWRIAKKYSLASRLMLGAALPYANSNRVPFSRQFYLGGPNSMRGWNMRYLGPGRIRAEPGAEFQLGDIRLEINTEFRFMLNSWIGGAIFADAGNVWLMKGIQRDFAGYPYSPEENGAISWNFWQELALDAGLGIRLDMSFFILRLDLAMQVRNPAGFDITDENDQIQRYGPDGQPVYWKWGRLNWVLAVGQPF; from the coding sequence ATGGCTCCCTTTCTTCGCTCTTGGCCCCTCGGCCTCCTCCTCCCTCTTTTTATTCTCCTTGCGCTGGGCCAACATAGCTGCCAAAATCGCAAGTACCTCCGCGCCCACTCCAACCCCAAACACAAAAAAAGAAGAGTCTATGAGGAACAACTCTTGGTCAGCAATACGATCAAACTAAACAAAAAAAAGAACAAAGAAAGAGCCGATGGCGCCCTGCTCTGCGCCGACTCGATCCTGGTCCCCCCACAATCCTACGAACTCTCCGCCGACCAACAAGAACTCTTCGCCTACGATCTGTTCTACACCCTCCGCCAAAAACCCAATCGGAAGATTCTCTTTAGCTACCCCTTTCTCTGGATCCACAACAGGGCCAAGGAAAAACGCATCAAATATGTCTATGATCCCAATTATCGCCACCTCAACGAAAAGGGCCAATGGGAAAAAGGCGGCATCCGCCCCGACTCCCTCAACTTTGCAAAAACCCCAGACTCTAGCTATTTTAAAGATAACCGCTGGCGAAAATTCCTCCGCAATAAGGTGGGCGAAGCCCCTAGCATATTTGATTCCGCAGAAGCCAAATACGCCGCCCTCTCTATGCAAAATTACCTGATTCAACAAGGCTTTCTCGACGCTAAAGTAGGCTACCAAGTAGAATACGATCACTATAAAGCTAAAGTCAATTACTATTATAGTACTGGCCGCCCCCTCATTATCGATACCGTTATCTTCGAATCCCAAGACCCACAAATCCACAAAATCCTCCAACAAAGCAAAGAAAAATCTAAACTCAAAGCAGGCAGCCCCCTAGCCAAATCCGCCTTCCTCGAAGAAAAAACCCGCCTGACCTATGCTATCCGCAACCAAGGCTATCAAGAGTTTAACTGGAACTTCATCGCCTTTGAAGCCGATACCGTCAATGCCGATACCCTCGATTTTAAAGGCCGCCCCTCCCAAAGCCCCAGAGCCAATATTTATGTCAATGTACTTCCCCCCTCAGATAGTAGCCTACACCAACAATATAACATTCACAATGTGTTTATTGTCCTTGATGAACCCCGACTAGAAATCCATAAAAGTAGCCGCCGCTACCAAATGGATAGTAGCTACGTGGTCCTTCGCCCCCCCAATAAGGGCCATCGCCAACTCTACCGCACAGAACTCTATGAAGGCGATAGCCTAAACTATTGGACGCTCTTTGGACAAGGAGAGGAAAACCTACTCGCCCGCATTTCTAACCAAAAAAATAAAAGTATTCTGGTCCTCGCTGGAGGTAAATTCCCCTATGTCCTCCGCCTAAGCCCCAAAGAAAAAGCCCCCAAAAATGCCCAATGGGCCCAAATTGAACAAATATCCCGCAGCGAACTCAAAATTAGCTTCCCCAAAAAACAACTCAAAAAGAAGAAATCTTTCTACCAAGACCGAATCAAACAAGAGTTCTATGCCCAAAACCCGCTCAACAACAAAATCTATAAACTCAGCCTCCGCCCCTACCGCCAACGCTTTATCCGAAAATCTTATCAAGAGGTAGAAAAAATTAGCCCCACAGATATTCATATTCACACTATCCTACGAAAACCCGCAAAAACCGCCGAAACCGACTCCATTAAGGCGGCTAAAGAAATTGCCAAACGCAAAAAACAAAACTTTATCATCAAGGATGCTGCTATCTCCAGAAATGTCCAACTGACCAATGGTAGTCTCTATAATTTTGACGCTGGTAAGGAAAGTATCGACCGCATCTCTGACCTTAATGTCTTTAATTTTCCCCGCCTAGAATATGTCCCCTCCAAATCAGGCAACCCCAACGAACTAGATGCCTATGTCTTTATGCAAAAAGCCCCCAAACTACAATTGGGAACAGACCTAGAAGTCAATACCGGTAGTAACAACCTAGGCGCTGCCATTAACCTCTCTGCCCGAAATCGAAATATCTTCAAAGGCGGCGAATCCTTCGCCTTTAATGTGGAAAGTGGTATCGATTTCCAAATTCGCAACCGAGATAGCGTGCTCAATACCACCGAAGGCTTCCTCAGCTGGGTTAATCTGCTCGATATTAGCACAGGCTTCGAACTCAAATTCCCCCGCATGCTGGGCTTCCGAAACTGGACCCTAGGCGTAGATAAACCCAATAGCAAAATTAACCTCAACTATAATTACCTCCAACAAGCTAGCGATTTCCGCATCAGCTCTTTCGATGCAAGCTTTTCCTACAATTGGCAAAAAGGCAAAAACCAAAGCTTTAGCTGGTCCCCCCTCCAAATTAACCTCACCCTAGAACCCCAACTAGATGCCACCTTTAGCGACCGCCTAGCCGAAAGTAACCTCGGCCTCTGGCTCTCCCTCCAAGAACGATACTTTATCCCCGCTAGCAATTTCCAATACAGCCGAAGCAATATTCGCCTAGGCAAAAACCAAGTCGGCTACTTTAGAGCCCTGCTCGAACTGACCGGCTCTAGCGTCTGGCTGTTCGACCAAATCAATAGCAACAACGATATCCAATTCTTTGGCATCCCCTATACCCAATACGGCAAAGTAGACCTAGACCTCGGCCACAACTGGCGTATCGCCAAAAAATATAGCCTAGCCAGCCGCCTCATGCTCGGCGCAGCCCTCCCCTACGCCAACTCTAATCGCGTCCCCTTTAGCCGACAATTCTACTTAGGAGGCCCCAATAGTATGCGCGGCTGGAATATGCGCTACCTCGGCCCCGGCCGCATCCGCGCCGAACCTGGCGCAGAATTCCAACTGGGCGATATCCGCCTAGAAATAAATACCGAGTTCCGCTTTATGCTCAATTCCTGGATCGGCGGCGCTATCTTCGCCGATGCCGGCAATGTCTGGCTGATGAAAGGCATCCAAAGAGATTTTGCAGGCTACCCCTATAGCCCCGAAGAAAATGGCGCCATCAGCTGGAACTTCTGGCAAGAACTTGCCCTAGATGCCGGCCTCGGCATCCGCCTCGATATGAGCTTTTTTATCCTCCGACTCGACCTCGCTATGCAAGTCCGTAACCCCGCCGGCTTCGATATCACCGACGAAAATGACCAAATTCAACGCTATGGCCCAGACGGACAACCCGTCTACTGGAAATGGGGCCGACTCAATTGGGTCCTCGCCGTCGGACAACCTTTTTAA
- a CDS encoding M48 family metalloprotease, with translation MYRILVLLLFCSGSLFGQQFLAASSAEHQYVDPIYRQLLASLHLPNPPSLKIWRQQASMAFYQADSNWIVLDLKLLSLCRSLPKGRDALAFLLAHELSHHRREHGKMRTAFAANGKNFQLWQQQEAQADQEGAFWAYMAGFNPLAQNASGENCIADFMEKAYAEYQLAADLQGYLPLPIRQKAYEGILEKTKELIQVFEAGQQWASLGGYLQAEACYHYLIDSMGLAHSPILHNMALVQLQFSAQAYPETQFFPNLLHNNWKRPERLRGAGIYLGKSPEVRIGLALAYFRQVAQKEKMPLISYLGYAQALYLIHQAELFELEEQPLLKAEQLLKLARGQAQGELRAYIQLAEAIIWQAQGKSAAALRQLAQLEKEGAEIQHLAQLNAALIKGEELPEEQQFLPQRRLLKSQHWPAQQWVQDWPLQSTAQKQQALGKALGRPICLYQKGPWKLWLWMGQKGEEEIWILGLHQQNGPKSRQSEFMLLRKMARGLEPPKEKADLQWQLLSEGLFLQMPQQRRYYELQTDKKLLYQGQYYP, from the coding sequence ATGTATCGGATTCTTGTTCTTCTTCTATTTTGCAGTGGTTCTTTATTTGGGCAGCAGTTTTTGGCGGCTAGCAGTGCGGAGCATCAGTATGTGGATCCTATTTATCGGCAATTGTTGGCTTCGCTTCATTTGCCCAATCCCCCCAGTTTAAAAATATGGCGGCAGCAGGCTAGCATGGCTTTTTATCAGGCTGACAGCAATTGGATTGTCTTAGATTTGAAGTTATTGAGCCTTTGTAGAAGCTTGCCCAAGGGGCGGGATGCTCTAGCTTTTTTGTTGGCGCATGAGCTCAGTCATCATCGGCGGGAGCATGGCAAAATGCGGACGGCCTTTGCGGCCAATGGCAAAAACTTTCAGCTTTGGCAGCAGCAGGAGGCACAGGCGGATCAGGAGGGGGCTTTTTGGGCTTATATGGCGGGGTTTAATCCTTTGGCGCAGAACGCTTCAGGAGAAAACTGCATTGCTGATTTCATGGAAAAGGCCTATGCGGAATATCAATTAGCGGCTGATTTGCAGGGGTATTTGCCTTTGCCCATTCGGCAAAAGGCTTATGAGGGGATCTTGGAAAAGACCAAAGAATTGATTCAGGTTTTTGAGGCGGGGCAGCAGTGGGCGAGTTTGGGGGGCTATCTTCAGGCGGAGGCCTGCTATCATTATTTAATAGACAGCATGGGGTTAGCGCATAGTCCGATATTGCACAATATGGCCTTGGTTCAACTACAATTTAGTGCGCAGGCTTATCCCGAAACACAGTTTTTCCCCAACCTATTGCACAACAACTGGAAGCGGCCAGAGCGCTTGCGGGGAGCGGGTATTTATTTGGGGAAATCGCCAGAGGTTCGGATTGGTTTGGCCCTAGCGTACTTTAGGCAGGTGGCCCAAAAAGAGAAAATGCCTTTAATTAGTTATTTGGGCTATGCGCAGGCGCTCTACCTCATTCATCAGGCCGAACTATTTGAGTTAGAAGAGCAGCCATTGCTCAAGGCCGAGCAATTGCTCAAATTGGCGAGGGGGCAAGCCCAAGGGGAGCTCAGGGCCTACATACAGTTAGCGGAGGCAATTATTTGGCAAGCGCAGGGAAAATCGGCTGCGGCTTTGCGGCAATTGGCTCAATTGGAAAAAGAGGGGGCGGAAATTCAGCATTTGGCGCAGCTCAATGCGGCCCTTATTAAGGGGGAAGAATTGCCCGAAGAGCAGCAATTTTTGCCTCAGCGGCGCTTGCTCAAGAGTCAGCATTGGCCTGCTCAGCAATGGGTGCAAGACTGGCCCTTACAATCGACGGCACAAAAGCAACAAGCTTTGGGTAAAGCCTTGGGGCGGCCTATTTGTCTCTATCAAAAAGGGCCATGGAAACTTTGGTTGTGGATGGGGCAAAAGGGGGAAGAAGAAATCTGGATTTTGGGTTTACATCAGCAAAATGGCCCAAAGAGTCGGCAGAGTGAATTTATGCTTTTGCGGAAGATGGCGAGGGGGTTAGAGCCGCCCAAAGAGAAGGCGGATCTACAATGGCAGCTCCTTTCGGAGGGCTTATTTTTGCAAATGCCACAGCAAAGGCGTTATTATGAATTGCAAACGGACAAAAAGCTCTTGTATCAGGGGCAATATTATCCTTAG
- a CDS encoding hydrogen peroxide-inducible genes activator, with amino-acid sequence MPTLTQLEYIVAVDLHRHFGAAAQHCYVTQPTLSMQIKKAEEELGISLFDRSRQPIMPTDMGRLIIEQGRVILRERDRLNELVAGFKNELQGSLRLGVIPTLAPYLLPKFVGNLVRNYPKISLEVVELSTEELSEALQTDQVDLGLLVTPFNHPQIYTLPLFYEEIQLYIHERHPLFKEKEVAAEQLKGKSLWLLRQDHCFRNQMINLCKMPQEQQQLPFRFDSGSLEALQRLVDQEGGFTLLPELACRPEQGPRLRPISPKPLREVSLAHVRNFAKTRWIDILKEEILAALPERMQLAQDGQVVDWQ; translated from the coding sequence ATGCCTACACTCACTCAATTAGAATATATTGTAGCCGTAGATCTACATCGGCATTTTGGAGCTGCTGCTCAACACTGCTATGTGACGCAACCCACCCTGAGTATGCAAATCAAAAAAGCGGAAGAAGAATTGGGAATTAGTCTGTTTGACCGTAGCCGTCAACCTATTATGCCTACCGATATGGGGCGCTTAATTATTGAACAAGGCCGAGTAATCCTCCGAGAACGAGATCGTCTAAATGAATTGGTCGCTGGCTTCAAAAATGAATTGCAAGGCAGCCTCCGCCTAGGCGTTATCCCCACCCTTGCCCCTTATCTCTTGCCTAAGTTTGTCGGTAACCTGGTCCGAAATTATCCAAAAATTTCTCTAGAAGTGGTAGAACTCTCTACCGAAGAATTAAGCGAAGCCCTACAAACAGACCAAGTAGATTTAGGCTTGCTCGTTACTCCTTTTAATCATCCCCAAATTTATACGTTGCCCCTCTTCTATGAAGAGATCCAACTCTATATCCACGAACGACACCCCCTCTTTAAAGAAAAGGAGGTCGCCGCCGAACAACTCAAAGGCAAAAGCCTCTGGCTCCTCCGACAAGATCACTGTTTCCGAAATCAGATGATCAATCTCTGCAAAATGCCCCAAGAACAACAACAATTGCCCTTCCGCTTCGATAGCGGCTCTCTAGAAGCTTTGCAACGCTTGGTCGATCAAGAAGGGGGCTTTACGCTTCTGCCCGAATTGGCCTGCCGCCCAGAACAAGGCCCTCGCCTTCGTCCTATTTCCCCAAAACCCCTGCGAGAGGTGAGCCTTGCCCATGTTCGCAATTTTGCCAAAACCAGATGGATCGATATCCTCAAAGAGGAGATTTTAGCGGCCCTGCCCGAACGAATGCAGCTGGCCCAAGACGGACAAGTAGTCGATTGGCAATAA